The Streptococcaceae bacterium ESL0687 genome has a segment encoding these proteins:
- a CDS encoding YkgJ family cysteine cluster protein codes for MIKEIDNRIDVDYYRDLALQKRKTHEKFLANLKKKKPKNLDKLTKAIHDEVFAEVDCTKCANCCKGLGPLWTEADIERVAKKERMKLADFEASYLRVDEDGDKVFQSMPCPFLGCDNLCDIYSVRPKACREFPHTDRKRIYQINHLTLKNTEYCPAAYLFVEKLSEAMK; via the coding sequence ATGATTAAAGAAATTGACAATAGAATAGATGTAGACTACTACAGGGATTTGGCCCTTCAAAAAAGAAAGACCCATGAAAAATTCCTAGCCAACCTTAAAAAGAAAAAACCAAAGAATCTGGACAAATTAACCAAGGCCATTCATGATGAGGTTTTTGCAGAAGTCGACTGTACCAAATGTGCCAACTGCTGCAAGGGGCTTGGTCCCTTATGGACCGAGGCTGATATTGAAAGAGTGGCTAAAAAAGAGCGCATGAAACTAGCTGACTTTGAGGCTAGTTACCTACGGGTTGACGAAGATGGCGACAAGGTCTTCCAGTCCATGCCCTGTCCTTTCCTGGGTTGTGATAATCTCTGCGACATTTACAGTGTCCGCCCCAAGGCCTGCCGTGAGTTTCCTCATACTGACCGCAAAAGGATTTATCAAATCAATCACTTAACCCTCAAAAACACAGAGTACTGCCCAGCAGCCTACCTCTTTGTTGAAAAAT